A genome region from Pseudanabaena sp. Chao 1811 includes the following:
- a CDS encoding response regulator has protein sequence MKILLVEDDRHSAEILLQLLADSHYTIDSAANAQTAWQYVTTYNYDLIILDVILPDSNGVELCTKIRKSGYTIPILLLTAKDSTSDRVMGLEAGADDYVVKPYNFQELVARIRALLRRYSDRDTLIQKLVWENLCLDLRTNIVTYNQKPLRLTQKEYGLLELFLRHPQQIFSRSALLDQVWSAGEFPSEEAVTTHIKVLRHKLKMAGLPIDPIETLYGLGYRLKPEPVPLVSQPLPSSTPAPLPEEDLAQKKMAQAQEVIATMANRLIASLPDKIALFRQIVTALEKGELDADLRNEGYMEAHRLIGSMGSLGFPLGSKIARQIEAILKSDSSLLPTNVEDLLHLINELESSTNSPKALPEKTIFQPYHTQLPLLLIVDDDANFTQEIKTEAKTWGMRVQIAEDIVSAREKIAQEPPAAVLLDILFPHTAENGLTFLDELAQREPKIPIIMMTAASGLGDRVTAARKGSCSFIEKPASSEEILSTVSQILSQRQHDRLKVMIVDDDLLLLEMLRRLLESSDLEVITLQNPQTFWQVLELTAPDLLILDVVMPDYSGLDLCQAVRTSSLWHDLPIVFLSAHSDRETIRQLFIAGADDYLSKPIVEADLYTRILSRLERSRISRQKADFDGLTGVYTHRRGIQVLTQLL, from the coding sequence TTGAAGATTTTATTGGTTGAAGACGATCGCCACTCTGCGGAAATACTTTTGCAGTTATTAGCAGATTCGCATTACACCATTGACTCTGCTGCCAATGCCCAAACTGCATGGCAATATGTCACCACCTATAACTATGACCTAATCATCCTCGACGTTATTTTGCCTGATAGCAATGGGGTTGAGCTATGCACTAAAATCCGCAAATCTGGCTATACAATCCCTATCCTTTTACTCACAGCTAAGGATAGTACTAGCGATCGCGTAATGGGTTTAGAGGCAGGTGCGGATGATTATGTCGTTAAGCCCTATAACTTTCAGGAATTAGTGGCAAGGATTCGGGCTTTGTTGCGACGCTATAGCGATCGCGACACATTGATTCAAAAATTGGTATGGGAAAACCTCTGCCTCGATCTCAGGACGAATATAGTCACTTATAACCAGAAACCTTTGCGCCTAACTCAGAAGGAATATGGTCTTTTAGAACTATTTCTGCGACATCCGCAACAGATATTTAGCCGCAGCGCTTTGCTAGATCAGGTATGGTCGGCGGGAGAATTTCCCAGTGAGGAGGCGGTGACGACCCATATTAAAGTATTACGTCACAAGCTGAAAATGGCGGGACTACCTATAGACCCCATTGAGACTCTGTATGGATTGGGGTATCGCCTCAAACCTGAGCCTGTTCCATTGGTGAGTCAGCCTTTACCATCATCTACGCCTGCACCTTTACCTGAAGAAGATTTGGCGCAGAAAAAAATGGCGCAAGCTCAGGAAGTAATTGCCACGATGGCGAATAGATTAATTGCTAGTTTGCCAGACAAGATTGCCCTTTTTCGGCAAATTGTGACTGCGCTAGAAAAGGGAGAACTAGACGCGGATTTACGGAATGAAGGATATATGGAAGCCCATCGACTGATTGGTTCAATGGGTTCACTAGGGTTTCCCTTAGGTTCAAAGATCGCTCGTCAGATTGAGGCAATTTTAAAAAGTGATTCTTCTCTATTACCCACAAATGTAGAGGATCTGCTGCATCTAATTAACGAGCTAGAATCAAGTACTAACTCACCGAAAGCCTTACCTGAAAAGACCATATTTCAGCCATATCATACACAACTGCCATTGTTATTGATTGTGGATGATGATGCTAATTTCACTCAAGAGATTAAAACAGAGGCGAAAACTTGGGGGATGCGCGTGCAAATTGCTGAAGATATTGTCTCTGCTAGGGAAAAGATTGCCCAAGAGCCGCCTGCTGCGGTTTTGCTAGATATCCTCTTTCCTCATACTGCGGAGAATGGATTAACTTTTCTCGATGAACTCGCGCAACGGGAACCCAAAATACCAATAATCATGATGACTGCGGCAAGTGGTTTGGGCGATCGCGTGACCGCAGCACGTAAAGGTAGCTGCTCATTTATCGAAAAGCCTGCATCATCGGAGGAGATCCTCAGTACGGTTTCGCAGATTTTATCTCAACGACAGCACGATCGCTTAAAGGTGATGATTGTCGATGACGATCTGTTGCTGCTCGAAATGCTGCGGCGGTTACTCGAAAGCTCAGATCTTGAGGTGATCACTTTACAAAATCCGCAAACTTTTTGGCAGGTTCTGGAATTAACTGCTCCTGACCTCTTAATTTTAGATGTGGTGATGCCTGACTATAGCGGACTAGATTTGTGTCAAGCTGTGCGAACGTCTTCACTTTGGCATGATTTACCGATTGTGTTTTTATCAGCTCATAGCGATCGCGAAACGATTCGGCAATTATTTATCGCTGGTGCTGATGATTATCTCAGTAAGCCAATCGTAGAAGCAGACTTGTATACACGCATTCTTAGTCGTTTAGAGCGTAGTCGCATCTCTAGGCAGAAGGCAGATTTTGACGGTTTGACGGGTGTTTATACCCATCGGCGGGGTATTCAAGTTCTCACCCAACTTTTATGA
- a CDS encoding Uma2 family endonuclease, whose amino-acid sequence MLQIDLKHLPTSDELPDSDDTPVDNEDQNFVPNLLLFLLEYIWKSRDDWYFGVDMGIYHTTGVSPRVPVVPDGFLSLGVERRKNGGSRSSYVMWEEEDTAPILALEVVSHTYGDEYEKKLDIYRKLGVKYYVIYNPQFWRRDGHLPFEVYTLVDGDYQLQIGEPLWMPEIGLGIGRAVLPSDRLSREVLSWFDQKGDRYLTAEEKVERLERLATRLRELGEDPDLL is encoded by the coding sequence ATGCTACAAATCGATCTCAAACATCTGCCCACCAGCGACGAATTACCTGACTCTGACGATACACCTGTGGATAACGAAGACCAGAATTTTGTACCGAATTTACTATTGTTCTTGTTGGAATATATTTGGAAAAGTCGCGATGATTGGTACTTTGGTGTGGATATGGGGATCTATCACACCACTGGCGTAAGTCCTAGAGTTCCTGTAGTTCCTGATGGATTTTTGAGCTTGGGAGTGGAACGGCGTAAAAATGGTGGATCTCGTAGCAGTTATGTGATGTGGGAAGAAGAAGATACTGCACCGATTTTGGCTTTAGAAGTTGTATCCCATACCTATGGCGATGAGTATGAAAAGAAGTTAGATATTTATCGCAAATTAGGTGTCAAGTATTATGTGATTTACAATCCTCAATTCTGGCGGCGCGATGGACATTTGCCCTTTGAGGTTTATACATTAGTTGATGGGGATTACCAATTACAGATTGGTGAACCTCTATGGATGCCAGAGATCGGCTTAGGAATTGGACGTGCTGTATTACCAAGCGATCGCTTGAGTCGTGAAGTTTTAAGCTGGTTTGATCAAAAAGGCGATCGCTACCTCACTGCTGAGGAAAAAGTCGAAAGGTTGGAAAGACTAGCCACTAGATTAAGGGAATTGGGCGAAGATCCTGATCTGCTTTGA
- a CDS encoding TIGR03960 family B12-binding radical SAM protein, whose product MPVPVEQLLTSEILKPARYLGNEFGAVHKPWDEALVRWSLTYPEIYEVGASNLGHIILYSIINSKDGQLCDRAYLPAPDLSTKLRETKTDLFAVESKRSLREFDILGFSLSYELGATNVLEMFDLANIPMTWRERSELSIEECPLIFAGGQTATSNPEPYADFFDFFALGDGEDLLPEIGEVLKAAKLAGKTRRETLLDLANEVDGVYVPEFYDMDEKTGAVTPNRSDVSPRILRRVATPMPEHSIGLVPLVETVHDRLTIEIRRGCTRGCRFCQPGMLTRPARDVDPEKVVDTIERAIRETGYNEFSLLSLSCSDYLALPSVGVQIKNRFKDEHVTLSLPSQRVDRFDENIAHMLRSGDGRQQGLTFAPEAGTQRLRDVINKGLTDEELLQGVKTAYVEGWDKVKLYFMIGLPTETDEDVIGIVDTVEWLQRECSQKGRKKISFNLTISNFTPKPHTPFQWYTVSSGEFVRKQQLLRKEFRRLSGVKVNYTEIRISAMEDFVGRGDRRLGKVLYRAWQLGAGMDSWFENSDKAFGAWTQAIAEADLVWDAPSLKMQDALPWDHIDTGIDKQWLIEDWERAIAAQIIPDCSFGGCSECGVCGPEFGHNEVIPPPEVPPISLEKPKIPPRVQRIRLKFGKLGDMSLISHLDLQRFFQRAARRAALPVAHTEGFNPLPRISIAKALPLGQTSSAEFVDFELTQTVTLEDFQQRFTAELDEDLPIYAIEEVEVHSPSLDSLLEVAEYTITCAFMTNKERNAADIMDLLEGASYCVLAATSIQMPKVSKSGRNQMLELRDRIFTINVINPDPEFPKIHFMGSCKPDSNLKPEYVIYMMNKYLMEEDELKLVKVHRESMR is encoded by the coding sequence ATGCCCGTTCCCGTAGAACAATTACTTACCTCCGAAATTCTTAAACCTGCTCGCTATTTAGGCAACGAGTTTGGCGCAGTACATAAACCTTGGGACGAAGCGCTCGTGCGTTGGTCGCTGACCTATCCCGAAATATACGAGGTCGGTGCGTCAAATTTGGGGCATATCATCCTCTACAGCATTATTAACTCTAAAGATGGTCAACTTTGCGATCGCGCCTATCTCCCAGCCCCTGACCTCTCCACCAAACTCCGCGAAACCAAAACAGATTTATTTGCGGTCGAATCTAAGCGATCGCTCCGAGAATTTGACATTTTAGGTTTCAGTCTCAGCTACGAGTTAGGAGCAACCAATGTTCTCGAAATGTTTGATCTTGCCAATATTCCGATGACATGGCGAGAACGGAGTGAATTAAGTATTGAGGAATGTCCATTAATCTTTGCAGGAGGACAGACTGCAACTTCCAATCCTGAACCCTATGCAGATTTCTTTGATTTCTTTGCCCTTGGTGACGGGGAAGATCTATTGCCAGAAATTGGCGAAGTACTTAAGGCAGCTAAACTCGCAGGAAAAACCCGTCGCGAAACCTTACTAGATCTGGCTAATGAAGTTGATGGAGTTTACGTTCCAGAATTTTATGACATGGACGAGAAAACAGGAGCAGTCACTCCCAATCGTAGCGATGTCTCTCCGCGTATCTTGCGGCGTGTTGCCACACCAATGCCTGAGCATAGTATTGGACTAGTTCCCTTAGTAGAAACCGTCCATGATCGCCTAACTATTGAAATTCGACGCGGATGTACCAGAGGCTGCCGTTTTTGCCAACCGGGGATGCTGACCCGTCCTGCCCGTGATGTTGATCCTGAGAAAGTTGTCGATACAATTGAAAGAGCCATTCGTGAAACTGGCTACAATGAGTTCTCTTTACTTTCTCTATCCTGTTCCGATTATCTGGCTCTGCCTTCGGTAGGTGTGCAGATTAAGAATCGCTTTAAAGATGAGCATGTGACTCTCTCATTACCCAGCCAAAGGGTCGATCGCTTTGATGAGAATATTGCCCATATGCTCCGCAGTGGTGACGGTCGGCAACAGGGCTTAACCTTTGCACCAGAGGCAGGTACACAGCGATTGCGGGATGTAATCAATAAGGGCTTGACCGATGAAGAATTGCTCCAAGGCGTGAAAACTGCCTATGTAGAAGGATGGGATAAGGTAAAGCTCTATTTCATGATTGGCTTACCTACGGAAACCGATGAAGATGTCATTGGTATCGTTGATACTGTGGAATGGCTTCAGCGTGAATGCTCTCAAAAAGGTAGAAAGAAAATATCCTTCAATCTCACTATTTCCAACTTCACTCCCAAACCCCATACACCATTCCAGTGGTACACCGTTTCCAGTGGTGAGTTTGTCCGAAAGCAACAGTTACTTCGCAAAGAGTTTCGTCGTCTCAGTGGCGTAAAGGTGAACTACACAGAAATTCGCATCAGTGCGATGGAGGATTTCGTTGGACGGGGCGATCGACGTTTGGGTAAGGTGCTATATCGCGCATGGCAACTGGGCGCAGGCATGGACTCATGGTTTGAGAATAGTGACAAAGCCTTTGGCGCATGGACACAGGCGATCGCGGAAGCTGATCTCGTTTGGGATGCACCATCGCTAAAAATGCAGGATGCTTTACCTTGGGATCATATTGACACAGGTATCGATAAACAATGGCTAATCGAAGACTGGGAAAGAGCGATCGCTGCTCAGATAATTCCCGATTGCTCCTTTGGTGGTTGCTCAGAATGTGGTGTCTGTGGTCCCGAATTTGGACATAATGAGGTAATTCCACCACCAGAAGTGCCTCCTATTTCCCTAGAGAAGCCCAAGATTCCACCTAGAGTCCAGCGTATCCGTCTCAAATTTGGTAAATTAGGCGATATGAGCTTGATTTCCCATTTAGATCTCCAACGCTTCTTTCAACGTGCAGCCCGTCGTGCGGCTCTGCCCGTTGCCCATACCGAAGGCTTTAACCCTTTACCGCGTATTTCTATTGCTAAGGCTTTGCCCCTCGGTCAAACTAGCAGTGCGGAGTTTGTCGATTTTGAGTTAACTCAAACAGTTACGCTTGAGGATTTTCAACAACGTTTTACAGCGGAATTGGATGAGGATTTACCAATTTATGCGATCGAGGAAGTTGAGGTGCATTCGCCATCCTTAGATTCCCTGCTAGAAGTTGCAGAATACACAATTACCTGTGCTTTTATGACAAACAAGGAGCGCAATGCGGCGGACATTATGGATTTGTTAGAAGGTGCAAGTTACTGTGTACTTGCTGCGACTTCCATTCAAATGCCGAAGGTGTCAAAATCTGGGCGCAATCAAATGTTGGAATTACGCGATCGCATCTTTACGATCAATGTCATCAACCCCGATCCTGAGTTTCCGAAAATCCATTTCATGGGCAGTTGTAAACCTGACAGTAATCTCAAACCTGAGTATGTAATCTATATGATGAACAAATATCTAATGGAAGAGGATGAACTCAAACTAGTCAAAGTCCATCGCGAATCAATGCGTTAA
- a CDS encoding Uma2 family endonuclease, with amino-acid sequence MSSLTISPPTPKKIWTDAELMALTDGNCYELVNGELVDMGNSGALHGYTCSILVMALMNYILPRKLGIILDSSTAFTMKNGNKRSPDISFVSKEKLQGLTELPDGFLDGSPDLAIEVLSPNNTIAEIDQKIVEYFENGARLVWVINLKLHYVIVYRSSQEPDRLLKQSDSLDGEDVIAGFTMPLSELFQKLSL; translated from the coding sequence ATGTCTTCACTTACTATCTCACCTCCAACGCCAAAAAAAATCTGGACTGATGCTGAGTTAATGGCTTTAACTGATGGGAACTGCTATGAACTTGTGAATGGAGAATTAGTTGATATGGGAAATTCAGGGGCTTTGCATGGATATACTTGCAGCATCCTCGTTATGGCTTTGATGAATTACATTCTGCCCAGAAAGCTAGGTATCATTCTCGATTCTAGTACAGCCTTTACGATGAAAAATGGTAATAAGCGATCGCCTGATATTTCCTTTGTATCGAAAGAAAAATTGCAAGGACTTACAGAACTACCCGATGGATTTTTAGATGGATCGCCAGACTTAGCGATCGAAGTTCTCTCGCCTAATAACACAATCGCTGAAATCGATCAAAAAATTGTGGAATATTTTGAGAATGGGGCGCGATTAGTGTGGGTAATTAACCTCAAGCTTCATTATGTAATTGTTTATCGGTCTTCTCAAGAACCCGATCGCCTACTCAAACAATCTGATTCTTTAGATGGAGAAGATGTGATTGCTGGGTTTACAATGCCATTATCTGAACTATTCCAAAAGCTATCCTTATAA
- a CDS encoding DUF2231 domain-containing protein has product MLEYLPPLNDHNLPYPDTIHPIVVHFVIAMVLFAVVCDAIGYFTRNPRLYEVSWWNLFFATISIFIAIIFGQIEAGLAEPYSSVEATLNLHTIIGWSLSGIIAAITGWRYVLRVRDPKTLPVSFLGAGLLLTVIVLFQVYLGDLLVWVYGLHTVPVVEALREASLK; this is encoded by the coding sequence ATGCTGGAATACCTTCCGCCATTAAATGACCATAACTTACCTTATCCCGATACGATTCATCCAATCGTGGTGCATTTTGTAATTGCGATGGTGTTGTTTGCCGTAGTATGCGATGCGATCGGCTACTTCACCCGTAATCCTCGACTATACGAAGTTAGCTGGTGGAATCTATTTTTTGCCACTATTTCTATCTTTATTGCGATTATCTTTGGGCAAATTGAAGCAGGACTCGCAGAACCTTATAGTTCAGTAGAAGCTACTCTAAACCTACATACCATCATCGGTTGGTCACTTTCGGGAATCATTGCTGCGATTACAGGATGGCGCTATGTCTTGCGTGTCCGTGATCCCAAGACTTTACCTGTTTCCTTTCTTGGTGCAGGCTTGTTGCTCACAGTAATAGTTCTTTTTCAAGTTTATTTAGGTGATTTACTGGTTTGGGTTTATGGACTGCACACCGTGCCAGTGGTAGAAGCTTTAAGGGAGGCTAGTTTGAAATGA
- a CDS encoding DUF2231 domain-containing protein produces the protein MIATLIDQLHGQLGMNGLPYSIPIHPNLVHLTLGLFIVAIGFDIVGVFFVLEKPLFKFMAIPAARSNFFDVGWYNMVGAAIVTFFTVGAGFYEILLATPDENVKSAWGLQAMETMIWHGVGGVLLLALIVGMTVWRGFQRYLWRKDLGQQVQWSYLLAGLVIFAIMFVHGTLGAQLASEFGVHITADRLLRLGQDLNSL, from the coding sequence ATGATAGCAACTTTAATCGATCAATTACATGGTCAATTGGGCATGAATGGTTTACCCTACAGCATTCCCATTCATCCGAATCTGGTTCACTTGACCCTCGGCTTGTTTATTGTAGCGATCGGGTTTGATATTGTGGGCGTATTTTTCGTTTTGGAAAAGCCTCTATTCAAATTTATGGCAATTCCTGCGGCAAGGTCGAATTTCTTTGATGTTGGTTGGTACAACATGGTCGGGGCAGCGATCGTCACCTTCTTTACAGTGGGAGCAGGCTTTTATGAAATCCTTCTCGCGACACCAGATGAGAATGTGAAGAGCGCTTGGGGTTTACAAGCGATGGAAACAATGATCTGGCATGGTGTGGGCGGTGTCCTGTTATTAGCTCTGATTGTGGGCATGACGGTCTGGCGTGGATTTCAGCGCTATCTCTGGCGCAAAGATCTTGGTCAGCAGGTACAGTGGAGCTATTTGTTAGCAGGATTGGTAATTTTTGCGATTATGTTTGTGCATGGGACTTTGGGCGCACAGCTTGCCTCAGAGTTTGGGGTACATATCACCGCCGATCGCCTGTTACGTTTAGGTCAAGATCTGAATTCGTTATAG
- a CDS encoding cytochrome c oxidase subunit II gives MKLRTILILVGVAIAIALISLWMGQAAYTWFPPQASAESILVDNLFSFLVTLGTFIFLGVVGTLTYSVLFQRAEKYDLSDGPHIEGNVKLEIIWTVIPFALVIWIAAYSYQIYDQMSILGPMEHAHHGSMMASANADEVSKPKAEEIEKIQVLARQWAWEFHYANGTNGEVSSTELHLPNNRRIKLVLHSEDVLHGLFIPAFRVKQDVIPGHDIDFEFTPIREGKYRLRDSQYSGTYFAAMQTDVVVESPEAYQKWLADASIATPVAAYNRASNEYAKRANANNWATVIPAAPPVVNYSN, from the coding sequence ATGAAACTACGCACGATTTTAATTTTGGTGGGTGTAGCGATCGCGATCGCCCTGATTAGTCTCTGGATGGGACAAGCCGCCTACACATGGTTTCCACCCCAAGCTTCCGCCGAATCAATCTTAGTGGATAACCTATTTAGCTTTTTGGTAACCTTAGGAACTTTCATCTTTCTGGGTGTGGTCGGAACTTTAACCTATTCTGTTCTGTTTCAACGCGCTGAGAAATACGATCTTAGTGATGGACCTCACATCGAAGGCAATGTCAAATTAGAAATCATCTGGACAGTAATTCCCTTTGCATTGGTGATTTGGATTGCCGCCTATAGCTATCAAATCTATGACCAGATGTCGATTTTAGGACCAATGGAACATGCGCATCATGGATCGATGATGGCATCGGCAAATGCAGATGAAGTCAGTAAACCGAAGGCTGAAGAAATTGAAAAAATCCAAGTGCTAGCAAGGCAATGGGCTTGGGAATTTCATTACGCTAATGGCACAAATGGTGAAGTCAGCAGTACTGAGTTACATTTGCCGAATAATCGCCGTATTAAGCTTGTCCTCCATTCTGAAGATGTGTTGCATGGCTTATTTATTCCTGCTTTTCGAGTGAAGCAAGATGTAATTCCGGGACATGATATTGATTTTGAATTTACGCCCATCCGTGAAGGCAAATATCGCTTGCGCGATTCGCAATATAGCGGCACTTATTTTGCGGCGATGCAAACGGATGTAGTAGTGGAATCGCCTGAAGCCTATCAAAAATGGTTAGCGGATGCTTCTATCGCTACGCCTGTAGCTGCCTATAATCGTGCATCTAATGAATATGCTAAACGAGCGAATGCAAATAATTGGGCGACAGTTATCCCTGCGGCTCCGCCTGTGGTGAATTATTCCAATTAA
- a CDS encoding type IV pilin-like G/H family protein yields MSDLLEKNLKEGSRKRNPKRIIALTAIGAIPVGIGICFIQVPIGCACGNPGIQASGTYLRSQEAYYLEHQTFSKSFESLKIAPIPDTTTRYLFSTEVISDRAYIYATPREVPTDLFRLGITKAEIAGLVGAVAYDKKRQATVSILCISESNTFDKPPTPIFNGEQFTCPSGFSGSSRSGIN; encoded by the coding sequence ATGTCTGATCTATTAGAAAAAAATCTAAAAGAAGGTTCTAGGAAGAGAAACCCTAAACGAATTATTGCATTGACTGCTATTGGGGCAATTCCTGTGGGTATTGGAATTTGTTTTATTCAAGTTCCGATCGGTTGCGCTTGCGGTAATCCGGGAATTCAAGCGTCTGGTACTTATCTGAGATCCCAAGAAGCTTACTACCTAGAGCATCAGACTTTTAGCAAATCTTTCGAGTCCCTAAAGATTGCACCGATTCCTGACACAACAACTCGTTATCTCTTCTCTACAGAAGTAATTAGCGATCGCGCATATATTTATGCAACGCCCAGAGAAGTACCTACTGATCTATTTCGCTTAGGAATCACTAAAGCTGAGATCGCTGGGCTTGTTGGTGCTGTTGCCTACGATAAGAAACGCCAAGCTACAGTTTCCATTCTATGTATATCGGAAAGTAATACTTTCGATAAGCCACCTACGCCTATATTCAATGGTGAGCAATTTACTTGTCCCAGTGGATTTTCAGGCAGCTCGCGATCGGGCATCAACTAA
- the ctaD gene encoding cytochrome c oxidase subunit I, translating into MTNISIDAIADTRPPEKPEDWRRFFGFSTDHKVIGIQYIVTSFFFFLIGGILAMVIRGELITPESDLVDRAVYNSMFTMHGTIMLFLWTFPVLVGLSNYLVPLMIGARDMAFPRLNAVAFWMVPVFGIILMASFFIPGGTSQSGWWAYPPVSLQNPTGKIVNGQFLWLLAVAISGVSSIMGAINFVTTIFRMRTTGMTWFKMPVFVWTVLAAQLIQLFGLPALTAGAVMLLSDLTFGTSFFDPAKGGDPVLFQHFFWFYSHPAVYVIILPIFGIFSEIFPVYARKPLFGYKFVAVSSLIITGLSATVWVHHMFASGTPSWMRMFFMATSMLISVPTGIKVFAWVATIWGGKIKLNTAMLFGLGALVMFVFAGITGIMLASVPVDIHVNNTYFVVGHFHYVIYGAAVLGIYAALYHWFPKMTGRMYSEGLGKLHFILTFIGTNACFFPMHPLGLQGMPRRVASYDPEFAFWNVIASLGGFLLGVSTLPFLLNMIGSWVQGEKAPKNPWRAIGLEWLVSSPPSHENFEELPIVISEPYGYGKDEPLVSNPDKLEVAHATS; encoded by the coding sequence ATGACTAATATTTCTATTGATGCGATCGCGGATACGCGCCCACCAGAAAAGCCTGAAGACTGGCGGCGATTCTTTGGATTTAGTACCGATCATAAAGTGATTGGGATTCAATATATCGTTACTTCCTTTTTCTTCTTTCTCATTGGTGGCATTCTGGCGATGGTAATTCGGGGTGAACTGATTACCCCCGAATCGGATTTAGTCGATCGCGCAGTGTATAACTCCATGTTCACGATGCACGGCACGATCATGCTGTTCCTGTGGACATTTCCTGTGTTGGTAGGTTTATCCAACTACTTAGTGCCATTGATGATCGGCGCACGCGACATGGCTTTCCCGCGTTTAAATGCCGTTGCCTTTTGGATGGTTCCCGTATTTGGGATTATTCTGATGGCAAGCTTCTTTATTCCAGGGGGAACTTCGCAATCAGGCTGGTGGGCTTATCCGCCTGTGAGTTTGCAAAATCCTACGGGGAAGATTGTTAACGGTCAGTTCCTTTGGTTGCTTGCAGTCGCTATTTCGGGCGTATCTTCGATTATGGGCGCGATTAACTTCGTGACCACGATTTTCCGAATGCGAACTACAGGCATGACTTGGTTCAAAATGCCTGTGTTTGTCTGGACAGTGCTTGCCGCACAGCTAATTCAGTTATTTGGATTGCCAGCGCTGACCGCAGGAGCGGTGATGCTCTTATCTGACTTAACCTTCGGCACTAGCTTTTTCGATCCTGCTAAAGGCGGCGATCCCGTTCTCTTTCAACACTTTTTTTGGTTCTATTCCCATCCTGCGGTCTATGTGATTATCCTGCCCATATTTGGGATTTTCTCGGAAATTTTCCCTGTCTATGCCCGTAAGCCTCTCTTTGGTTATAAATTTGTCGCAGTTTCTTCGCTAATCATTACGGGACTGAGCGCTACGGTTTGGGTGCATCATATGTTTGCCAGTGGCACGCCTAGTTGGATGCGGATGTTCTTCATGGCAACCTCAATGTTAATTTCTGTACCTACAGGAATCAAAGTTTTTGCATGGGTCGCCACCATTTGGGGCGGTAAGATCAAGCTCAATACAGCGATGCTATTTGGGTTAGGAGCGTTGGTGATGTTCGTGTTCGCAGGGATTACAGGCATCATGCTTGCCTCTGTGCCTGTGGATATTCATGTGAATAACACCTACTTTGTGGTTGGACATTTCCATTATGTAATCTATGGTGCGGCGGTTTTGGGTATCTATGCAGCGCTCTATCATTGGTTCCCCAAGATGACAGGGAGAATGTATTCCGAAGGTTTAGGAAAACTCCATTTTATCCTCACCTTTATCGGCACAAATGCTTGTTTTTTCCCGATGCATCCCCTCGGTTTGCAAGGAATGCCCCGTCGCGTTGCCTCCTACGATCCAGAGTTTGCTTTCTGGAATGTGATTGCTAGTTTAGGCGGATTTCTCTTAGGAGTATCGACATTACCATTCTTGCTTAACATGATTGGCTCATGGGTACAGGGTGAAAAAGCTCCCAAAAATCCTTGGCGGGCGATCGGTCTGGAATGGCTAGTTTCTTCGCCGCCATCCCATGAGAACTTTGAGGAGTTGCCGATTGTAATTTCCGAACCCTACGGCTATGGCAAAGATGAACCCTTAGTTTCTAATCCTGATAAATTGGAGGTAGCTCATGCAACCAGTTGA
- a CDS encoding cytochrome c oxidase subunit 3 encodes MQPVDTSVGDNPILEVTHESAHSDHPDNRLFGFVVFLLSESVIFLSFFTAYIVYKTTALHWRPDGVTGLEIKDPTINTIVLVSSSFTIYIAEKFLHKKQLWRFRAFWLLTIAMGSYFLYGQAVEWSGLAFGFGDGVFGGSFYLLTGFHGLHVLTGVLLQLIILVRSFLPNEYDKGLYGIEATSLFWHFVDVIWIALFTLIYVWQ; translated from the coding sequence ATGCAACCAGTTGATACTTCTGTTGGTGACAATCCCATTCTGGAAGTTACCCACGAATCTGCCCATAGCGATCATCCCGACAATCGGCTATTTGGCTTTGTCGTATTCCTACTTTCTGAAAGCGTCATTTTCCTGAGCTTTTTTACTGCCTATATTGTTTATAAAACGACAGCCCTCCACTGGCGACCTGATGGTGTCACAGGCTTAGAAATTAAAGATCCCACGATTAATACAATCGTTCTCGTATCAAGTAGTTTCACGATCTACATTGCTGAGAAATTTCTCCATAAAAAGCAACTATGGAGGTTTCGCGCCTTCTGGCTCCTGACGATCGCTATGGGTAGTTATTTCCTCTACGGTCAAGCCGTGGAATGGAGTGGTTTAGCCTTTGGCTTCGGGGATGGCGTGTTTGGCGGTAGTTTCTATTTGCTAACTGGGTTTCACGGTTTACACGTTTTAACGGGTGTACTTTTGCAGTTAATAATATTAGTGCGATCGTTCCTTCCCAATGAATATGACAAGGGTTTATATGGCATTGAAGCAACTTCGCTATTCTGGCATTTTGTCGATGTGATTTGGATTGCGTTGTTTACGTTGATTTATGTGTGGCAATGA